The following is a genomic window from Candidatus Anstonellales archaeon.
TTGACGATAGCTTATGGTCTCCTCACTATGGCTTATATAAGATATTCCACTCGGCCGGAATGAAAAAAGAAGCCCGAAAGGCGCTTTTCAATACCATACGAAAAAAACCCCTCTCCCCTCTGCCATATTTTGTGATGGGTCGTTTTCTTTTAAATCACTCCAAATTTGAGTCTGCCGAACGATTCTTTCAACACGCATTGATTTTAGGTTACTGCCAACACACTGTCCATTACTATCTTGGATTGTGCTGGAGTCGCCGGGAGAAAGAAGACCCGCTAAACTATTTCTATGCCGCTCAATATTTTGAGAAGGCCATACAGCTTCAACCCCACAATCCGCTCAACCACGCAGCGCTTGCTTTTTGCTGTCACAAACTTGAAGATTATCAGTCCGCAATCTTGGCTTATAACGAAGCCATTCGCCTTGCGCCAAAACACGAAAAGTTCTACAACGCCCTCTCGACTCTCTACATCTGCCTTCATCGATATAAAGAAGCAGCAAATGTTTTGGAGAATCTTTCACGGGTAAAAACTAATGATGCAGACCTCCACTACAAAATCGGCTGCCTCTTGTTTAGCCACGGAGACCTTCAATCAGCAATTGCTCATCTCTCAAAAGCCATCTCCATCAATCCGGAGCACACAAAAGCAATAAAAAAACTAAAAAAGATAACCATGCGCATGCAACTTGCAAACACTACTAAAGAAGCATCTGAGCAATAAAACACAAGATATTAAAAGCCACACGCTCACCAAAACTAAAAATGCAAATATCCATTTCACTATCTCCACGGGAATACCAGTTATCCATAGTCAATACCATTCTTCCAAACAATAACTCGTTAGTCGTTCTTCCTACAGGATTAGGAAAGACACTCATCGCTCTTCTTGTTCTGCAACATAAAATTTTAGAGGGAAAATGTGTAATCCTTGCACCAACAAAACCTCTTGCAAAGCAACATTATGAAACTATACTTGCAGTCACAAATCTCCCACCTTCGCAAGTAGCTCTTATTTCAGGCGAGCTACGTCCAAGTCAAAGAATAAGCATGTGGAAAAGACGCGTTTGCGTTTCTACACCCCAAACTCTAAAAAATGACGTTGAATCTGGAAGAACTGATTTCGATTTTGTCTATGTTCTTTTCGATGAAGCACACAGAGCAGTTGGAAATTATGCTTATACTTATTTGGCAAAAAAAGCGTGGGAAAAAAACTGCCTTATTGTCGGATTAACTGCCTCTCCCGGGTCAGACAAGAAAAAAATAGAAGAAATAGTCTCCGCACTCTACATCTCAAACGTTCAAATCAGAACAGAAGAAGACCCAGACGTCAAACCATACGTAAAAAATCTTAAGCTTTCATTCATTCCCGTAAGACTCCCACAAGAACTTTTAGCCTTTCGGGCCACTATCTCAGAACTAATAAAAAAGGAAGCTGAAAATCTCTCAAAGCTTGGCTATCCAGTCAAGCTTATTTCTAAAAAATCTCTCTTAAAAATAAGGGAAAGACTCTTCTCTTCAAATTCACCATCAAAATACGGAGCAATCTCCCATTACTCAACGCTTTTCAACCTCATACATCTGTCAGAGCTTCTGGAAACTCAGGGAGTTAGAGCCTTCTTAAACTACATCGAAAAGCTAAAATCAAAAAAAGCAACAAAAGCAATACTCAGGATACTCAATGCTTCGGCCATCAAAAAATTTCTTTTGTCAAGTAGTTCACTTCCAGAGCACCCAAAAATGAAAAAGCTAATAGAACTAATCTCTGCAAGGCCAAATGAAAAGATAATAACGTTTGTCCAGTACCGAGACCAAATAAACTTCGTAGTTGAAGAACTAAAAAAGGCAGGGATTGCAGCTGAGCGGTTTGTTGGAAAAAGAGAAGGTGTAACGCGAAAAGACCAAGAGCAAACTATCGCAAGATTCCGGGAAGGGCAGTTTCAAGTCTTGGTGGCTTCCTCAATCGGTGAAGAAGGCCTTGATATACCGGCAGTGGATACCGTTATCTTCTTTGAGCCAATCCCATCAGCGATAAGGACAATCCAGCGGCGCGGCAGAGCAGGACGTGCAAAAGCAGGCAACGTCATCATCCTATTTACTGAGAACACAAGAGATGAAGCCTATTTTTGGAGCGCAAGAAAAAAAGAAAAAATAATGAAGCACACTGTAAGACGCCTTCAGAAAGAGGGAGAAAAGAAAAACAACACAGAAGAGAAAAAGACACCAATGCCAAGACTAAAGAAGACAGGCCAGACGCTCATAAGTGATTTTTTAAATTAAATTATCAAAACTAAACACCATGAAAATAGATAAAATACATTCCGCCAAATTAGAGAAAGTATACCGACTCCTCTCATCTTCTCCGGAAGGCATCAGTTCGCAAGAAGCAGTGAATCGCCTCTCTAAATTTGGCCAGAATATACTTAAAACCCAGCCGCCCGAGAGCCCTTTATCATTATTCATTTCGCAATTTAAAAATCCAATAATCTCTCTACTATTAATTGTCGGGGCAATAGCTATCGGAATCCAACACTATGAAGACAGCATAGGCATTTTTGTTGCGGTTTTGCTTGCAGCCCTATCCGGCTTTATTCAAGAATATAAAGCAGAGCGTTCTCTTGAAGCCCTAAAAAAGATGGAGAAAAGCACAGTTCGAGTCCTTCGCGACAAAAAGATGAGCGTCCTTCCTTCATCCCAACTCGTTCCTGGCGATGTAATAATATTATCAGAAGGCGACAAAGTCCCTGCTGACGCGCGGCTCATAGAATCAGTCAACCTATCATGTGATGAGGCTATTATAAGTGGAGAATCAAAACCAGTCGAAAAACAAGCTATGCGAGAGCACCCAAGCACTCCTCTCCTCAATTCAAAAAATATCATTTTTAGAGGCACTTCAATTAACCGTGGACGATGCAGGGCAATAGTTTTTGCAACAGGAATGAATACGGAATTCGGAAAAATAGCTCAAACCATTTCAGAGACAGAGAAAGAAGAAACTCCATTGCAGAAAAAAATGGAGGAACTTGGCCAAAAGCTTTTAGCCTACATCATTATACTTGCCCTTACCTACCTAGTCCTTGGCGTTTTTTTCTTCAAGAGAGATTTTAATGAAATGTTTCTTGTAAGCATCATAATTGTAGTTATGGCCGTTCCAGAAGGCCTTCCAACCATCATAACAATTACGCTTGCAATAGGAATGCAAGGTATGGCAAAAAGAAATGCCATTATACGAAAGCTTCCTGCTGTTGAGACTCTCGGAAGCACCACCGTAATCTGCACAGACAAGACAGGAACTCTTACAAAAAACAAGATTGGTGTAAGGAGAATTTTCCTTCCGGGCGGGGAATATGAAGTAGCAGGGCAGCCTGATTCATTCATCGGAGAGTTTGTGCTTTCAGGACCACGGCAGATAGGAACCCTTCATTCACGCCTTGAAAAGCTTATCGAAATATCATCTTTATGCAATAATGCAAGCATTGTCGAAAGCGATGGAAAACAAACTATTGTAGGCGACCCAACAGAAAGCGCGCTTTTAGTCATGGCAAAAAAATTTGGATACAATATAGAATCCGAACGGGCAAAGAGCCACTTTATATGGGAAATTCCGTTTGATTCAGAACGGAAGATAATGTCGGTGTGCCGCAGACACGAAGATAAAAAAACAATTTATGTAAAAGGCGCACTTGAAGTAGTTTTGAAGAGATGCAACCGCATACTTTCTGAGTCCGGAGTCCGTCCCTTAACCAAGGATGACGTAGATAAAATTTACTCGAAAAACAGTGAATTTTCAAAAAATGATTTGCGCGTACTTGCAGTTGCATACAAAGAAGTCCATTCAGTGCCTAAGAGGCCCACTACAAGATTTATGGAATCCTCTTTAATTTTTGTAGGTTTAATCGGAATGACTGACCCGCCAAGACCTGAAGTATACGAAGCAATTAGAAAGTGCAAGAATGCCGGTATAAAAGTAATTATGATAACTGGAGATGGAAAAGAAACCGCATACGCCGTTGCCAAAGAGATTGAGATAGCCACAAACGAAAATGAGGTTTTGGAAGGCGACCAAATAGATGCAATTCCAGCTGATAATCTTGTCCAAGAGCTAGCTAAAATAAAGGTGATAGCTCGCGCATCCCCCCATCACAAATATCAAATAGTCTCCTCCCTCATGGCTGCAGGCGAAATCGTGGCTGTTACCGGAGACGGAGTAAACGATGCCCCTGCAATAAAAAAGGCAAATATAGGTATTGCAATGGGAATTACCGGGACTGATGTTGCAAAAGAAGTTTCTGATATGGTCCTAACAGATGACAACTTTGCAACAATCGTAAATGCAATTGAATATGGAAGAAGGCTCTATGACAACATTAAATCCTTTGTCCGATACCAGTTTTCGACAAACGTTGCGGCAATACTAACACTATTTTCAGCCCAATTTTGGGGTCTTGGTATCCCACTAACTGTTCTTCAGATGCTGTGGATTAACATAATCATGGACGGGCCGCCAGCAGTTGCGCTTGGATTTGAGCCTTCTTCTTCAGACACGATGCAGAGAAAACCTCGCGACCCAAAAACTCCATTTATTACAAGAAACCTAATACTTGCAATCCTTTTCGCCGGAGTTATAATGGCTACAGGAACACTTGCCGTCTTTTCTTATTACAAATCAAATGAGCCTATAAAAGCAGGGACAGCCGCATTTACAACCTTCGTTTTCTTCCAGTTTGCAAATGCGCTAAACTGCAAGAGCCAGTCACGCTCACTTCTACATTCGTTGTTCTCAAACAAATATCTCTACATTGCAATCATTCTTGCCGCAATGCTCCACATCTCCATCATCTACAACCCGATATTCCAGCACTATTTCCAGACAGTTTCTCTTGAACCCAATGATTGGGTTATAATCATCACGACATCAATGACCATAATCGTCCTTGAAGAAATCAAAAAATTCTTTTTCAAGAGCCAAACAGAGTATTGATGAATATGAATGCAAGAGTTAAGCGAATAATTCTTAAGCTGCGCTCATACTTCAAACATGCCAAAAGAAAAAAAGCCGTAGTCGGAATCTCCGGAGGAGTCGATTCTGCAGTTGCTGCAGCCATCTGTGCAAAAGCTCTTGGAAGTAAAAATGTTATAGGCGTCATCCTCCCAACCACCATCACCCCATCAAGAGATATTTCTGATGCCAAAATCATCTGTAAACTACTGAAAATAAAAAAATTAGAAGCAGACATAAGCCAAATAGCGCTTATCTGCTCAACTGTCCTTAAACGAATTCTTATGAAGAAACTAAACAAAAAAACAGCTGGAAACATCGTTGCAAGAATTAGGATGCTTATACTATACGCAATCGCAAACGAGCTTAACGGCTTGGTTGTAGGAACCGGAGACAAAAGCGAGATTTCAATAGGGTATTTTACAAAATATGGCGATGGCGCTTGCGACTTGCTACCTATTGGCAGCTTATATAAGACAGAGGTACAACAAATTGCGCAACAGCTTGGAATACCCAAGAAAATATACTGCAAGCCACCCTCACCAAGGCTTTGGCGCGACCAGACAGCAGAAAAAGAATTAGGCGCCAGTTACGAAAAAATAGACTCTATTTTAAGAAAACTTGAAGCTGGCATAAAGCCAAAAGAACTGCTTGCAAAAAGAATCATAAAACTTATGAAAAACTCCGAGCACAAAAAATCCTCTCCCCCTATCCTTTAATAACTTTTTAAGCTTCTAAACAGAAAATCACACCATGAAGATTAGCAAGAGAAACTCAGAGCACAAAAAATCGTCTCTCCCTATCCTTTAATAACTTTTTTAAGCTTCTCCACAGAAAATCACACCATGGAGATTAGCAGGAGAATAGTTACTTATGCTCTTTTTCTATTCTCTCTGCTGGTCAGCATCACCTTTTCAATAGATGTTTCAGACTGCGCAAACCTCAATACTCAAGGAACAACTTATACTCTCATCTCCTCAATCTCAACAAATGCTCTTTCCTGCTTTAACATAACTGCAAATTCAATTGTCCTTGACTGCCAGAACTTCAGTATAACCGGAACCGGCACGGCACAATCTTTAGGAAAAGCAATACAAACAGAAGGCTATGACTACCTTGAGATAAAGAACTGCCGAATAGCAAATTTCTCAATAGGGGCACTCTTAAACTCAACCATTTACTCAAACGTAACAGACACTATAATAGAAAACTCAACCTTTGGCATATTCTTTGATGGCAGGGCTGCCGATATCTCAGGAGACAACAAAGTTAAAAACGTACAGATATCAAACTCTTCTACTGGAATCCACTTTCATGGCTCCAACACAAAATACAATACCATAACCTTAACCAACATAACCAACCATTCATATGTTGGTTTAAATCTGACCTCTTCATCATTCAACAACCTTACACAAATTGTCGTAAGGGATAAAAAAACATCTACCGCTGATGGCGTCAGTCTTGAGGGAAGCTCAAGCATTCTTATTAATGATTCAAAATTCATAAAGCAAGACCAAGCAATCTGGTTACCTAATGGCTACTGCAGTCTTATCACAATAAACAATTCACTCATTTCAGAGTCTTCCTATGGAATTGACGCAAGTGGTGCTTCTCTCCTTGTGTATTCACAGATAGACAACACGCTTATAAATTCATCAACCACGTATGGCATTATACTAACTGGTGAATCTGCTTCTTATGGCGGAAATAAAATAAACATAACAAATTCAAACTTATCAAAAGGCAGTACTGGTATTTATTTTTACACCTCAGGCTCGTCTGGCACGTATGGCTCAAACATCTTCATCAAAAACGTGAGGATATACAACTTTTCTTCTGCTGGTGTTTCCCAGTCCTCTAATTACTATCTCGGTGGGAGAACATATTCTGACGTGTATATATACAACAATACAAGGGGTATAGCAGGAGGTGTAAGCGACACCTACGAGCGCATACATGTCTTTGATAACAAAATTTATGGAATACTGCTACGTAGAAACTTGTCCGGGACTACAATACTTAAGGATTCAGAAATATACAACAACGGAGACGGAATTTTAATCGGACCCCATTACTCATCTTCTCTAGCCCTCATCCAAAACACAGCAATATTTAATAACACTAGATGGGGTCTAAATGGTACTTCAAACAACGACCAGGAGTCTGTTGATTCAATAGGCATTAATCTAAGAAATGTAACAGTGTACAACAACGGAGAGGGAGGCCTATGGCTTCGGGACATGTGTAACCTCTCTAACTCTGTAGTGGAAAACAATACTGGTCCAGGCGTATACGTTACTGTGTATTCTACTACTCCTGGTCCAAACATATCTAACAATCAAATCAACAACAATTTAGGTGGAGGCATAAAGGTCATAAATCCATCTAAAAATAGCATCAGGATAGTAAACAACACTCTTATCTCAAACTCATACTTTGGAATAAACATAACATACTCAAACAACACCTATATCGCAAACAACACTCTTGGCCTAAACTCTATAGATATAGACAACAAATCCTCTAATATATCCTATGCATATGACAACGCATGCAACAATCCACTTGACTTTAAAGACTTTGGGCAGGTTGGTTGCACATGGAACTATCCCCCACCAATCTTCATATCTTCCTGCTCGAACTTAACATCGGC
Proteins encoded in this region:
- a CDS encoding tetratricopeptide repeat protein, whose translation is MMVPQKKNLAKKTAALYQRKNFFSTQVPLKREKSPENNSAEVALLMADTYLKLKNYKKAELFYQQALQQKPQNSEVLYKFGKLLLLTSRSIEAEVYLRKAVDIDSTNPRLICLLAKVLNNNGKTKEAIQMYNKAIELDDSLWSPHYGLYKIFHSAGMKKEARKALFNTIRKKPLSPLPYFVMGRFLLNHSKFESAERFFQHALILGYCQHTVHYYLGLCWSRREKEDPLNYFYAAQYFEKAIQLQPHNPLNHAALAFCCHKLEDYQSAILAYNEAIRLAPKHEKFYNALSTLYICLHRYKEAANVLENLSRVKTNDADLHYKIGCLLFSHGDLQSAIAHLSKAISINPEHTKAIKKLKKITMRMQLANTTKEASEQ
- a CDS encoding right-handed parallel beta-helix repeat-containing protein, whose product is MEISRRIVTYALFLFSLLVSITFSIDVSDCANLNTQGTTYTLISSISTNALSCFNITANSIVLDCQNFSITGTGTAQSLGKAIQTEGYDYLEIKNCRIANFSIGALLNSTIYSNVTDTIIENSTFGIFFDGRAADISGDNKVKNVQISNSSTGIHFHGSNTKYNTITLTNITNHSYVGLNLTSSSFNNLTQIVVRDKKTSTADGVSLEGSSSILINDSKFIKQDQAIWLPNGYCSLITINNSLISESSYGIDASGASLLVYSQIDNTLINSSTTYGIILTGESASYGGNKINITNSNLSKGSTGIYFYTSGSSGTYGSNIFIKNVRIYNFSSAGVSQSSNYYLGGRTYSDVYIYNNTRGIAGGVSDTYERIHVFDNKIYGILLRRNLSGTTILKDSEIYNNGDGILIGPHYSSSLALIQNTAIFNNTRWGLNGTSNNDQESVDSIGINLRNVTVYNNGEGGLWLRDMCNLSNSVVENNTGPGVYVTVYSTTPGPNISNNQINNNLGGGIKVINPSKNSIRIVNNTLISNSYFGINITYSNNTYIANNTLGLNSIDIDNKSSNISYAYDNACNNPLDFKDFGQVGCTWNYPPPIFISSCSNLTSA
- a CDS encoding HAD-IC family P-type ATPase; the encoded protein is MKIDKIHSAKLEKVYRLLSSSPEGISSQEAVNRLSKFGQNILKTQPPESPLSLFISQFKNPIISLLLIVGAIAIGIQHYEDSIGIFVAVLLAALSGFIQEYKAERSLEALKKMEKSTVRVLRDKKMSVLPSSQLVPGDVIILSEGDKVPADARLIESVNLSCDEAIISGESKPVEKQAMREHPSTPLLNSKNIIFRGTSINRGRCRAIVFATGMNTEFGKIAQTISETEKEETPLQKKMEELGQKLLAYIIILALTYLVLGVFFFKRDFNEMFLVSIIIVVMAVPEGLPTIITITLAIGMQGMAKRNAIIRKLPAVETLGSTTVICTDKTGTLTKNKIGVRRIFLPGGEYEVAGQPDSFIGEFVLSGPRQIGTLHSRLEKLIEISSLCNNASIVESDGKQTIVGDPTESALLVMAKKFGYNIESERAKSHFIWEIPFDSERKIMSVCRRHEDKKTIYVKGALEVVLKRCNRILSESGVRPLTKDDVDKIYSKNSEFSKNDLRVLAVAYKEVHSVPKRPTTRFMESSLIFVGLIGMTDPPRPEVYEAIRKCKNAGIKVIMITGDGKETAYAVAKEIEIATNENEVLEGDQIDAIPADNLVQELAKIKVIARASPHHKYQIVSSLMAAGEIVAVTGDGVNDAPAIKKANIGIAMGITGTDVAKEVSDMVLTDDNFATIVNAIEYGRRLYDNIKSFVRYQFSTNVAAILTLFSAQFWGLGIPLTVLQMLWINIIMDGPPAVALGFEPSSSDTMQRKPRDPKTPFITRNLILAILFAGVIMATGTLAVFSYYKSNEPIKAGTAAFTTFVFFQFANALNCKSQSRSLLHSLFSNKYLYIAIILAAMLHISIIYNPIFQHYFQTVSLEPNDWVIIITTSMTIIVLEEIKKFFFKSQTEY
- a CDS encoding helicase-related protein is translated as MQISISLSPREYQLSIVNTILPNNNSLVVLPTGLGKTLIALLVLQHKILEGKCVILAPTKPLAKQHYETILAVTNLPPSQVALISGELRPSQRISMWKRRVCVSTPQTLKNDVESGRTDFDFVYVLFDEAHRAVGNYAYTYLAKKAWEKNCLIVGLTASPGSDKKKIEEIVSALYISNVQIRTEEDPDVKPYVKNLKLSFIPVRLPQELLAFRATISELIKKEAENLSKLGYPVKLISKKSLLKIRERLFSSNSPSKYGAISHYSTLFNLIHLSELLETQGVRAFLNYIEKLKSKKATKAILRILNASAIKKFLLSSSSLPEHPKMKKLIELISARPNEKIITFVQYRDQINFVVEELKKAGIAAERFVGKREGVTRKDQEQTIARFREGQFQVLVASSIGEEGLDIPAVDTVIFFEPIPSAIRTIQRRGRAGRAKAGNVIILFTENTRDEAYFWSARKKEKIMKHTVRRLQKEGEKKNNTEEKKTPMPRLKKTGQTLISDFLN
- a CDS encoding NAD+ synthase, which translates into the protein MNARVKRIILKLRSYFKHAKRKKAVVGISGGVDSAVAAAICAKALGSKNVIGVILPTTITPSRDISDAKIICKLLKIKKLEADISQIALICSTVLKRILMKKLNKKTAGNIVARIRMLILYAIANELNGLVVGTGDKSEISIGYFTKYGDGACDLLPIGSLYKTEVQQIAQQLGIPKKIYCKPPSPRLWRDQTAEKELGASYEKIDSILRKLEAGIKPKELLAKRIIKLMKNSEHKKSSPPIL